From Quercus lobata isolate SW786 chromosome 1, ValleyOak3.0 Primary Assembly, whole genome shotgun sequence, one genomic window encodes:
- the LOC115985791 gene encoding uncharacterized protein LOC115985791 yields the protein MEYHSEFKSNMRDQQPLGTSGKPLLPQASQSIKLQDRLKPEQPRLSYADLHNEITGDEKDIPPKSCHNPQKQWTDRKATKEDELVKYMSNLPSYLERGENRQEKVLNVGVLDWGRLEKWRYSQKQVPDESSQNSPSSSITSSSFWTDGSSAPSSRGQSRSPAHPRTRRPSLQSHLMASSIEGHSQEVKLFGGSIGKFQDLKPSQSSILLGQAKVIRTDQPFCSPVIKKEECRRKDPDRKIDQESRVIPNAPICTKEKTKIQDGEIKKRVEKLREPNPNNFDQDVFGKHETVVLLLPRDLPQKHHSAVSQFSELTTSLGRRSMEASRKSFSQSSKENYHAEVHSDISHSCPLPCEVDSEHSLLGQPGTVDKKSVNVSYVTSHPVPRSAKVGTSPSKSRNLGEKRSTLMPTNTTNEPLKVLDVKVSNVADEKVRSSSPFRRLNISLGKMSKSSSSKEGLDTHRLNSKCAVAKSGSEKAAASSCLDTSNTDNLNTSRARSSPLRRLLDPLLKPKAANCHHFVDPVERESITTVRASKNSSGQLDSSTVPSGKLNSDTPVQALLQVAIKNGQPLFKFAVDNDSNILAATMKKLNTTRKGEYSTVYTFFTIQVKKKNGSWINQGGKSKGKGQDYISNVVAQMNVSDSQFPNMIRQHCMDQFSMREFVLFSVDLRQADQQTFDFQPNDELAAVVVKFPKSINRSATGDGCQSNQYNDLLEVGSKEQLPGVECFSNTGENVQKLPSVSMNNLVNATVILPSAVHSIPSKGGPSSLIERWKSGGSCDCGGWDLGCKLRILANQNHISNKLGSSKACSVTDKFELFCQEGVQVNQPFLSLSQYKDGIYSVDFSSPLSILQAFSICIAVLDSKKACELSESSDF from the exons ATGGAATATCATTCAGAGTTTAAAAGCAATATGAGGGATCAACAACCTTTAGGAACTTCTGGGAAGCCCTTACTGCCCCAAGCAAGCCAAAGTATAAAGTTGCAAGACAGGTTAAAACCTGAACAGCCTAGACTGTCATATGCTGATCTTCATAATGAAATTACTGGGGATGAAAAGGATATCCCTCCTAAATCTTGTCATAATCCCCAAAAACAATGGACTGACAGGAAGGCAaccaaagaagatgaacttgtcaaatacatgtcaaatttaCCAAGTTATCTAGAGAGAGGAGAGAACCGACAGGAGAAAGTTTTAAATGTTGGGGTCCTTGACTGGGGGCGCCTTGAAAAATGGCGTTACAGTCAAAAACAGGTACCAGATGAGAGTAGCCAGAATTCGCCATCTAGTAGTAttacatcatcatcattttgGACGGATGGATCATCTGCTCCTTCTAGCAGAGGTCAGAGTCGCTCTCCTGCTCATCCAAGGACACGTCGTCCTTCACTGCAATCTCATCTAATGGCATCTTCCATAGAAGGCCATTCTCAAGAAGTCAAATTATTTGGAGGAAGTATTGGAAAGTTTCAAGATCTTAAACCTTCCCAGAGTAGCATCTTGCTTGGGCAGGCAAAGGTCATCAGAACAGATCAGCCGTTCTGTAGTCCGGTAATCAAGAAGGAAGAGTGCAGGAGAAAAGATCCCGACCGAAAGATTGATCAAGAAAGTAGAGTTATCCCAAATGCCCCAATTTGCACAAAGGAAAAGACAAAGATTCAAGATGGTGAAATTAAGAAGAGAGTAGAGAAGCTGCGAGAACCAAATCCAAATAATTTTGACCAAGATGTCTTTGGAAAGCACGAAACTGTTGTTCTCCTTTTGCCGAGAGATCTCCcccaaaaacatcattctgcAGTGTCCCAGTTTTCTGAATTGACAACATCGTTAGGTCGTAGATCAATGGAAGCAAGTCGAAAGAGCTTTTCACAGAGTTCTAAGGAGAATTACCATGCAGAGGTCCATTCTGATATATCACACTCATGCCCACTGCCTTGTGAAGTTGACAGTGAACACTCTCTGCTAGGGCAGCCTGGCACTGTAGATAAAAAGAGTGTCAACGTGTCATATGTTACATCTCACCCAGTACCACGTTCAGCTAAAGTAGGAACCAGTCCATCCAAATCCAGAAATTTAGGAGAGAAAAGATCAACCTTAATGCCCACCAATACAACAAATGAACCTTTGAAGGTGTTGGATGTGAAAGTGAGCAACGTAGCAGATGAAAAAGTGCGAAGCTCTTCACCTTTTCGCCGACTTAACATTAGTTTGGGTAAGATGAGCAAAAGTTCCAGCTCCAAAGAGGGTTTGGATACACATCGGTTAAACTCTAAATGTGCTGTTGCTAAATCTGGTTCAGAGAAAGCTGCGGCCTCTTCTTGCTTGGATACTTCAAACACCGATAATCTCAATACAAGCAGAGCCAGGTCCAGCCCTCTGAGAAGGTTACTTGACCCATTACTGAAGCCAAAAGCAGCCAACTGCCATCACTTTGTGGATCCAGTTGAGAGGGAATCAATAACAACAGTTAGGGCTAGCAAAAATTCCAGTGGACAATTAGATTCTTCGACTGTGCCTTCGGGGAAATTAAATTCAGATACACCAGTCCAAGCTCTTTTGCAAGTTGCAATTAAAAATGGTCAGCCTCTGTTCAAATTTGCTGTTGACAATGACAGCAATATTCTTGCAGCCACAATGAAGAAGTTAAATACTACAAGAAAGGGTGAGTACAGCACAGTTTATACATTCTTTACCATTCAAgttaagaagaagaatggaagTTGGATAAATCAAGGAGGCAAAAGCAAAGGCAAAGGCCAGGATTACATTTCTAATGTTGTTGCGCAAATGAATGTTTCTGATTCTCAGTTTCCCAATATGATTAGACAGCATTGTATGGATCAATTCAGCATGAGagaatttgttttgttttccgTGGACCTGAGGCAGGCAGATCAGCAAACCTTTGACTTTCAGCCAAATGATGAACTTGCAGCTGTTGTTGTCAAATTTCCAAAAAGTATCAATAGAAGTGCCACCGGGGACGGGTGCCAGAGCAATCAATACAATGATTTGTTAGAGGTTGGTTCAAAAGAGCAGTTACCTGGAGTGGAATGTTTTTCCAACACTGGGGAAAATGTTCAGAAGCTGCCTTCTGTCAGTATGAATAATCTTGTCAATGCAACAGTCATACTTCCAAGTGCTGTGCATAGTATACCAAGTAAGGGAGGACCTTCATCATTGATTGAACGGTGGAAATCGGGTGGGTCATGTGACTGTGGGGGTTGGGATTTGGGTTGCAAACTCCGGATTCTTGCCAACCAGAATCATATCAGTAACAAATTGGGTTCGTCCAAAGCTTGTTCGGTAACAGATAAATTTGAGCTTTTCTGTCAG GAAGGAGTTCAAGTCAATCAGCCTTTCCTCAGTTTGTCTCAATACAAGGATGGGATCTATTCAGTTGATTTCAGTTCTCCACTCTCAATTTTACAAGCATTCTCTATTTGTATAGCAGTTTTAGACAGTAAGAAAGCATGTGAGCTTTCAGAATCAAGTGacttttga